A genomic stretch from Candidatus Fusobacterium pullicola includes:
- a CDS encoding fimbria/pilus periplasmic chaperone, whose translation MKKIILIFILAIFSTLSYSLNFSIAPTKFEVDLNKRETQEAFIINNTSSPLRIEVYLDTLEGYEEKNLNSNIVIFPKKVSVRPGGKQTVRFRVKDTENLKDGEYRSLLVFKEIPKDVKTTGTNKSDEIITEFSFITELAVRIIGVKGEK comes from the coding sequence ATGAAAAAAATAATACTTATATTTATCTTAGCAATATTCTCAACATTGAGCTATTCACTGAACTTCTCGATAGCTCCTACAAAATTTGAAGTAGATTTAAATAAAAGAGAGACACAAGAAGCTTTTATAATTAATAATACTTCTTCTCCTCTAAGAATAGAGGTATATTTAGATACACTTGAGGGATATGAAGAAAAAAATTTAAACTCTAATATAGTAATTTTCCCTAAAAAAGTATCAGTGAGACCAGGGGGAAAACAGACAGTAAGATTTAGAGTTAAAGATACAGAGAACCTAAAAGATGGAGAATACAGAAGTTTATTAGTATTTAAAGAGATTCCAAAGGATGTAAAAACTACAGGAACTAATAAAAGTGATGAGATAATTACTGAATTTTCATTTATAACTGAATTAGCGGTTAGAATAATAGGAGTAAAAGGAGAGAAGTAA
- a CDS encoding sensor domain-containing diguanylate cyclase, with protein MRNKFFDMKIMIIGILFTILIVIFQIYKHRITEENQIKNVGIILTNKIKVKMEVLEDVTEYLKEFTIIRKGNLSQEDFYKISKYLYSLYKDNEIMGIFYLKGGKVEYIYPLKRNVGTLGLDIFKAEDRKEDAYLAMEKKQAVVSGPYDLYQGGRGLIIRNPIFMEEEDGSDKFIGFSVVIAKFPDFIDSIDLNEVSDYNYKITTFSNGEEKLIAKSKGEMTLPRVFTVNIFNNKWKIALEPINFLGKLDGVLVVFVSLIILTLILSNLSHRYKENRMLLEELELEKELFEVALENSNMVIFTYDDETGKIIFRNKRYFIEEYSNYTEIYPEMLEGSLIIEEGKEKLIEIFSAIKGGRKSASCIVKKKNEKYRYIWEKITLLNPFVDKYGMRKIIGVVENITDSKEKELKLERERHYKNALNEGSVFYLEGNITANSILLLNVENFEENKIEYESFIKKYIKNNIYEDDQKWLEKALSIEGCKKKYFEYGSKAFTVEYRCLHEERYIWVRANIYFTATPKNDELNIVIVVRDIDEEKKREMSLINQAERDMLTGLYNRSAIKNRINDFFSHDVRSGAFFILDLDNFKSINDNYGHQYGDIVLKDTAKILVNSFREEDLVARLGGDEFVVFMKDIKSSEIAERKAKLLTTALKRVYKEQGKKIEISASIGVVVTFNSKKDFETLYLAADDLMYDIKREKKDGYKLVVNF; from the coding sequence ATGAGAAACAAATTTTTTGATATGAAAATAATGATAATAGGGATATTATTTACTATATTAATAGTTATCTTTCAAATATATAAACATAGAATAACAGAAGAGAATCAAATTAAAAATGTAGGGATAATTTTAACTAATAAAATAAAGGTTAAGATGGAAGTTTTGGAGGATGTAACAGAGTATTTGAAAGAATTTACTATAATAAGAAAGGGAAATTTATCACAAGAGGATTTTTATAAAATTTCCAAATATTTATATTCACTTTATAAAGATAATGAAATTATGGGGATATTTTATTTAAAAGGTGGAAAAGTTGAATATATATATCCATTGAAAAGAAATGTAGGGACATTAGGTTTAGATATTTTTAAGGCTGAAGATAGGAAAGAAGATGCTTATTTAGCAATGGAGAAAAAACAAGCAGTAGTATCTGGACCATATGATTTATACCAAGGTGGTAGAGGATTAATTATAAGAAATCCGATTTTTATGGAAGAAGAGGATGGTAGTGATAAATTTATTGGATTTAGTGTTGTTATTGCAAAATTTCCAGATTTTATAGATAGTATTGACTTAAATGAGGTTTCAGATTATAACTATAAAATAACTACATTTTCAAATGGAGAGGAAAAATTAATTGCTAAAAGTAAAGGTGAGATGACATTACCTAGAGTATTTACTGTAAACATTTTTAATAATAAGTGGAAAATAGCCTTAGAACCAATTAATTTTCTGGGGAAATTAGATGGAGTTTTGGTTGTATTTGTGAGTTTGATTATTTTGACTCTAATACTATCAAATCTTTCACATAGATATAAAGAAAATCGTATGTTACTTGAAGAGCTAGAATTAGAAAAGGAGTTATTTGAAGTAGCTTTAGAAAATAGTAATATGGTTATCTTTACATATGATGATGAAACTGGAAAAATAATTTTTAGAAATAAAAGATATTTTATAGAGGAATATAGTAATTATACAGAGATATACCCTGAAATGTTAGAGGGAAGTCTAATTATAGAAGAGGGAAAAGAAAAACTTATAGAGATATTCTCGGCGATAAAAGGTGGAAGAAAGAGTGCTTCTTGCATAGTTAAAAAGAAAAATGAAAAATATAGATATATTTGGGAAAAAATAACACTGCTAAATCCCTTTGTTGATAAATATGGTATGAGAAAAATAATTGGAGTAGTTGAAAATATAACTGATTCTAAAGAAAAAGAGTTAAAGTTAGAAAGAGAAAGACATTATAAGAATGCCTTGAATGAAGGTTCTGTATTTTATTTAGAGGGAAATATTACAGCAAATAGCATACTGTTATTAAATGTTGAAAATTTTGAAGAGAATAAAATAGAGTATGAGAGTTTCATAAAAAAATATATAAAAAATAATATTTATGAAGATGACCAAAAATGGCTAGAGAAAGCTTTAAGTATAGAAGGATGTAAAAAAAAATATTTTGAATATGGGAGTAAAGCTTTTACAGTAGAGTATCGTTGTCTTCATGAAGAAAGATATATTTGGGTAAGAGCAAATATTTATTTTACAGCGACTCCTAAAAATGATGAGTTGAATATTGTAATAGTAGTTAGAGATATAGATGAAGAGAAAAAAAGGGAGATGTCTTTAATAAATCAAGCAGAAAGAGATATGTTGACAGGATTATACAATAGAAGTGCTATAAAAAATAGAATAAATGATTTTTTCTCTCATGATGTAAGAAGTGGAGCATTCTTTATTTTAGATTTAGATAATTTCAAAAGTATAAATGATAACTATGGTCATCAATATGGAGATATTGTTTTAAAAGATACAGCAAAAATTTTAGTAAATAGTTTTAGAGAAGAGGATTTAGTAGCTAGATTAGGTGGAGATGAGTTTGTTGTTTTTATGAAGGATATTAAAAGTAGTGAAATTGCAGAAAGAAAAGCAAAATTATTAACTACCGCTTTGAAAAGAGTTTATAAAGAGCAAGGAAAAAAAATAGAGATAAGTGCTTCAATAGGAGTAGTAGTAACTTTCAATAGTAAGAAAGATTTTGAAACTCTTTATTTAGCTGCAGATGACTTAATGTATGATATAAAAAGAGAAAAGAAAGACGGATATAAGTTGGTTGTAAATTTTTAA
- a CDS encoding fimbria/pilus periplasmic chaperone has product MKKLTASLLFFILGVMSYSLNFTVYPTRFEVDSKKVTTEEMTIVNNTNGPLRVEIYPEGDIEFGEEYNLNSNIKLFPKAVAVKPGGKQAVRFRVKPDTKMKDGEYRSYITFKEIPYDIKSTASEEKKEAEGVTTGINFITEISIPVFSIGENKIVKGEMSNFKYHYDGKDMAFSFDTKSEGNTAVIYKYSLKIDGEEPLEGILGYSKRDGEGKLEISMELKEGLKGKSGTLRIYDQVNKEYFNQKIKL; this is encoded by the coding sequence ATGAAAAAGTTAACAGCGAGTTTATTGTTTTTTATTTTAGGTGTTATGTCATACTCTTTAAACTTTACTGTTTATCCAACAAGATTTGAGGTAGATAGTAAGAAAGTAACTACTGAAGAGATGACAATTGTAAATAATACAAATGGTCCACTGAGAGTAGAGATATATCCAGAGGGGGATATAGAGTTTGGAGAAGAGTATAATTTGAATTCAAATATTAAACTTTTCCCTAAGGCTGTAGCAGTAAAACCAGGAGGTAAGCAAGCTGTAAGATTTAGAGTAAAACCTGACACAAAAATGAAAGATGGAGAGTACAGAAGTTATATTACATTTAAAGAGATACCTTATGATATAAAATCTACAGCTAGTGAGGAAAAGAAGGAAGCTGAAGGGGTAACAACAGGAATTAACTTTATAACAGAGATATCAATACCAGTGTTTAGTATAGGAGAGAATAAGATAGTAAAGGGAGAGATGTCGAACTTTAAGTATCATTATGATGGCAAAGATATGGCATTTTCTTTTGATACAAAGTCTGAAGGGAATACTGCTGTAATCTATAAATATAGCTTAAAAATAGATGGAGAGGAGCCTTTAGAGGGAATACTTGGTTATAGCAAAAGAGATGGAGAAGGAAAGTTAGAAATAAGTATGGAACTTAAAGAGGGATTAAAAGGAAAGAGTGGAACATTGAGAATTTATGACCAAGTTAATAAAGAGTATTTTAACCAAAAAATAAAATTATAA
- a CDS encoding DUF4402 domain-containing protein — MKKILKICSLLFTISTLSLALESYVSTTDEEVEARLKISATVVEDVSVETQSVEFGSVVSGVERSNPKVDGKINITGEIGRGVTIAINHNGNRIDMADNSKQVELKNSKDEKLEGISYYPEFSSGIEKKKITGNKFILNGRTATMNVGGKLVVPKTINTGNYTTNMAIRVYYN; from the coding sequence ATGAAGAAGATATTAAAAATATGCTCACTTCTATTTACTATTTCAACTCTATCTTTAGCCCTTGAAAGCTATGTAAGTACTACAGATGAAGAGGTTGAAGCAAGATTAAAGATAAGTGCTACAGTTGTTGAGGATGTAAGTGTAGAAACTCAAAGTGTTGAATTTGGAAGTGTAGTATCGGGAGTAGAGAGAAGTAATCCCAAAGTGGATGGGAAGATAAACATTACAGGAGAGATTGGAAGAGGGGTAACTATTGCAATTAACCACAATGGAAATAGAATAGATATGGCAGATAATAGCAAACAGGTAGAATTGAAAAATTCTAAAGATGAGAAATTAGAAGGAATAAGTTATTATCCAGAGTTTTCTAGTGGTATAGAGAAAAAGAAGATAACAGGAAATAAATTTATATTAAATGGTAGAACGGCTACTATGAATGTCGGTGGAAAATTAGTAGTTCCAAAAACAATAAATACAGGAAACTATACTACTAATATGGCAATAAGAGTTTACTATAATTAA
- a CDS encoding transporter substrate-binding domain-containing protein gives MKRLVFYFFLITSIVFGGEGLKVGYPLNLTDMYFYKDLESIAYKGIYSDLLKDFNKDGKYDFEYQGGNETGDLVLRVTQTEENGNYNYIVTPFSYRAVVLVNMDSMFTKVDDLYGLTVGYIKNQRGIEAIEGRNKGVEFYKTSFENENQAILALKNKKVDAIVLKDWNESNPLEKNFRVISTVLTKEQIGVNKTKVDLYESLKKYFETLNDTTLNEIVDKNRIAFYTYLLKDTPDYSFIKEKYKSLKISLPKDKYYLPIYYEENGIYKGLLFNILDDIEKIVGIPFEVIADREKADIRGLYISKETDANLVATKPYYKTDIAVASTKKSYLMTEISDLDNSKVIVVENQTVGKYVEDRTEGVTLVTAPTIQEGVNKLIAGEGEYIVSYSNPLRGVILNTFVDKKVGIIGRINEKFGISMGVKADDEALFNIINTILNSYSVEETTLETNRTAQVIIKTDYSMAAKIGIPLAIIALILAIALRKAVINKRKAEKIGNTLLETMVKVNQLKQTESGLHAKRISLHAEVLGEKLGLSKDLIDGMKQYAIIHDIGKVIVPADILNKSGKLTPEEFEVMKKHSEFGYEIIKELELGKIAENVARYHHEKWNGKGYPLGLKGEEIPLEGRVIGILDVYDSMREDKVYKKGLSHQEAIEIIKNERGVSFDPKIVKVFLENEKLFEDIYNKTSGKIDLVEEYYRIMK, from the coding sequence GTGAAAAGATTAGTATTTTATTTTTTCCTAATAACTAGTATAGTTTTTGGGGGAGAAGGGTTAAAGGTAGGATATCCTTTAAATCTTACAGATATGTATTTTTACAAAGATTTAGAAAGTATTGCCTATAAAGGAATTTATAGTGATTTATTAAAGGATTTTAATAAAGATGGTAAATATGATTTTGAGTATCAAGGTGGAAATGAAACAGGAGATTTAGTTTTAAGAGTAACACAAACTGAAGAAAATGGGAATTATAACTATATAGTTACTCCATTTAGTTATAGAGCGGTTGTGTTAGTAAATATGGATAGTATGTTTACTAAGGTAGATGATTTATATGGACTAACAGTAGGATATATAAAAAATCAAAGAGGAATAGAAGCGATTGAAGGTAGAAATAAAGGAGTAGAGTTTTATAAGACTTCTTTTGAAAATGAAAATCAAGCAATATTAGCTTTAAAAAATAAAAAAGTAGATGCTATTGTTTTAAAAGATTGGAATGAAAGTAATCCATTAGAAAAGAATTTTAGAGTAATTAGTACTGTACTTACAAAGGAACAAATTGGAGTTAATAAAACAAAAGTTGATTTATATGAAAGTCTAAAAAAATATTTTGAAACTTTAAATGATACGACTCTTAACGAGATTGTTGATAAAAATAGAATAGCTTTTTATACATACCTTTTAAAAGATACTCCAGATTATAGTTTTATAAAGGAGAAATATAAGAGTTTAAAAATATCTTTACCAAAAGATAAATATTATTTACCAATTTACTATGAAGAAAATGGAATATATAAAGGGTTATTATTTAATATCTTAGATGATATAGAAAAAATAGTAGGAATACCTTTTGAAGTTATAGCTGATAGAGAAAAAGCTGATATAAGAGGATTATATATAAGTAAGGAAACAGATGCAAATCTTGTAGCTACAAAACCTTACTATAAAACTGACATAGCTGTTGCAAGTACAAAAAAATCTTATTTGATGACAGAGATAAGCGATTTGGATAACTCAAAAGTTATAGTAGTTGAAAATCAAACTGTAGGAAAGTATGTAGAAGATAGAACTGAGGGAGTAACTTTGGTGACAGCTCCTACAATTCAAGAGGGAGTAAATAAACTAATTGCTGGAGAGGGAGAATACATAGTTTCATATAGTAACCCTTTAAGAGGGGTAATTTTAAATACCTTTGTTGATAAAAAGGTGGGAATTATAGGGAGAATTAATGAAAAATTTGGTATCTCTATGGGAGTAAAAGCAGATGATGAAGCACTATTTAATATAATTAATACAATATTAAATAGTTATTCAGTAGAAGAAACAACATTAGAAACAAATAGAACAGCTCAAGTAATAATAAAAACAGACTATTCTATGGCTGCTAAAATTGGAATTCCATTAGCAATTATAGCTCTTATATTAGCAATAGCTTTAAGAAAGGCTGTAATTAATAAAAGAAAAGCAGAGAAAATAGGTAATACTTTATTAGAAACAATGGTAAAGGTAAATCAATTAAAACAAACAGAGTCAGGATTACATGCTAAAAGAATATCTCTTCATGCTGAAGTTTTAGGAGAGAAGTTAGGATTATCAAAAGATTTAATAGATGGAATGAAACAATATGCAATAATCCATGATATTGGAAAAGTTATTGTTCCAGCTGATATCTTAAATAAGAGTGGAAAGTTAACTCCAGAAGAGTTTGAAGTAATGAAAAAACACTCAGAGTTTGGATATGAGATTATAAAAGAACTTGAATTAGGTAAGATAGCAGAAAATGTAGCTAGATATCACCATGAAAAATGGAATGGAAAGGGATATCCATTAGGATTAAAAGGAGAAGAGATTCCATTAGAGGGAAGAGTAATAGGTATTTTAGATGTATATGATAGTATGAGAGAGGATAAAGTATATAAAAAAGGATTATCTCATCAAGAAGCGATTGAAATTATTAAAAATGAGAGAGGGGTAAGTTTTGATCCAAAAATAGTAAAAGTGTTTTTAGAAAATGAAAAACTATTTGAAGATATCTATAACAAAACTTCTGGAAAAATAGATCTAGTAGAAGAGTACTATAGAATAATGAAATAA
- a CDS encoding response regulator — MIDEKVIHDILQEADIGIWTIEIDNNKLPRMFANDTMLSLIEANKNDTPEAVYRKWFENIEEEDYKRVNQTVEEIVKVGKAEISYSWKSPKRGKTYVRCGGTLDSKYLDGIRISGYHQDITELTLAKKEKEWLEKLNIDITNSLGILYDGIYRIDLEKRDISILKSIFSKKKIEKKLSYEEFLEILEKHFEGEEIEQLKDDFLIKNLKKILTQKESVKIREIKNKNNWYEYTIFFKKESEENRYLIITLKDITDRKSKEEENTRNLKEAYEAAKQANISKTSFLSRMSHDIRTPINAIIGMVGIAKRNLEDRDKVDGCLTKILKASNILLELINQVLDMSKIENENYIEKIETFNLKNLTNELSQIYCELAKKKKQDYSLRYENLKNEYVKSNIVSLQRIFTNVVSNAIKYTPKGGKIEIVVRELKNEKEDRKSYQLEVKDNGIGISKEFLKKIYEPFSREKSSEIGTGLGMSIVHNLVSILNGNIEIDSELGKGTTVYVTLELEIERKKEEKREEIEAEEERLEELNLKGKKILLVEDNELNCEIAYELLSLTGAEVKIAENGTKAVEIFKNSKIGEFDIIFMDIQMPIMDGYMATKNIRELDREDARSIVIVAMSANAFSDDIQKARYYGMNDHIPKPIDIKKIINILKAI, encoded by the coding sequence ATGATAGATGAAAAAGTTATCCATGATATTTTGCAAGAGGCTGATATAGGAATATGGACAATAGAAATTGATAATAATAAATTACCAAGAATGTTTGCAAATGATACTATGTTAAGTTTAATAGAAGCAAATAAAAATGATACCCCAGAAGCTGTTTATAGAAAATGGTTTGAAAATATAGAGGAAGAGGATTATAAAAGAGTAAATCAAACTGTAGAAGAGATAGTTAAAGTTGGTAAAGCTGAAATAAGTTATTCTTGGAAAAGTCCTAAAAGGGGAAAAACATATGTAAGATGTGGAGGAACATTAGATTCTAAATATTTAGATGGAATTAGAATTTCAGGGTATCATCAGGATATTACTGAACTTACTTTAGCTAAAAAAGAAAAAGAATGGTTAGAGAAATTAAACATTGATATAACAAACTCCTTAGGAATACTTTATGATGGAATATATCGTATTGATTTAGAGAAAAGAGATATTAGTATATTAAAATCTATTTTTTCTAAAAAGAAAATAGAAAAAAAATTAAGTTATGAAGAGTTTTTAGAAATATTGGAAAAGCATTTTGAAGGTGAGGAGATAGAACAACTAAAGGATGATTTTTTAATAAAGAATTTGAAGAAAATTTTAACTCAAAAAGAGAGTGTAAAGATAAGAGAGATAAAGAATAAAAATAATTGGTATGAGTATACAATATTTTTTAAAAAAGAGAGTGAAGAAAATAGATACTTAATAATAACATTAAAAGATATAACTGATAGAAAAAGTAAAGAGGAAGAGAATACAAGAAATTTGAAAGAAGCTTATGAGGCAGCTAAGCAAGCTAACATATCAAAAACTAGTTTTTTATCAAGAATGTCTCATGATATAAGAACTCCAATAAATGCCATAATAGGAATGGTAGGAATAGCTAAAAGAAATTTAGAAGATAGAGATAAAGTAGACGGATGTTTAACAAAGATTTTAAAGGCAAGTAATATTTTGTTGGAGTTAATAAATCAAGTTCTAGATATGAGTAAAATAGAGAATGAAAATTATATAGAAAAAATAGAAACTTTTAATTTAAAAAATCTAACAAATGAATTAAGTCAAATTTATTGTGAATTGGCTAAGAAGAAAAAGCAAGATTATAGTTTAAGATATGAAAACTTAAAAAATGAGTATGTAAAATCGAATATTGTATCTTTGCAGAGGATTTTTACTAATGTTGTTTCAAATGCAATAAAATATACACCAAAAGGTGGTAAAATAGAAATAGTAGTAAGAGAATTAAAAAATGAAAAAGAGGATAGGAAAAGCTATCAGTTAGAAGTTAAAGATAATGGAATAGGAATATCAAAGGAATTTTTAAAAAAAATTTACGAACCTTTTAGTAGAGAAAAAAGTTCAGAAATAGGAACAGGATTAGGAATGTCTATAGTGCATAACTTAGTTTCAATACTAAATGGAAATATAGAAATAGATAGTGAGTTAGGTAAAGGAACAACCGTATATGTGACTTTAGAGCTTGAAATAGAGAGAAAAAAAGAAGAAAAAAGAGAAGAGATAGAAGCTGAAGAAGAGAGATTGGAAGAGCTGAACCTTAAAGGTAAAAAAATATTACTCGTAGAGGATAATGAGTTAAATTGTGAGATTGCTTATGAGCTTTTAAGTCTTACAGGAGCAGAAGTAAAAATAGCAGAAAACGGTACAAAAGCAGTAGAAATTTTTAAAAATTCTAAAATAGGAGAGTTTGATATTATATTTATGGATATTCAAATGCCTATAATGGATGGTTATATGGCTACTAAAAATATAAGAGAGCTTGATAGAGAAGATGCAAGGAGTATAGTAATAGTTGCTATGTCAGCAAATGCTTTTTCAGATGATATTCAAAAAGCAAGATATTATGGTATGAATGATCATATTCCAAAACCTATCGATATAAAAAAAATAATTAATATTTTAAAAGCAATATAG
- a CDS encoding ABC transporter substrate-binding protein, whose product MKNKFLIFLFLVCSSIGVLGENIGNIKEEFFITEYTEESSTENLKIEQELMIQTVDPVKLADSYSRRVTGLIYDTLFVNSNGEIVPNLVERYNWQEENKLFIKLKSGIRFHDGSELTSKDIENSLMRLKKEGTVSEMYNSILGIEIVDKYSFIINLNIRDGLLLNALSNSFSSIVKVDNGKFYGTGPYSIEVFNEGVLKLKNFDKCFDRNENMYKEIEIRWDLNPNQRIIKYTNDINNFVFDLYKEDIEKAEDYDLLSDEAVVEKSPIYDTLGLMFGKKYTIDERVAIERAIYQNVDGFFPEDLVEAELSKIDKNYNLNEAKKLISEVGLKSKKIDIMVLNTEHNMKIANYVKKNLEDAGMKVTLLPHGMISFYQKLYARDYDTAIYNINISTVYPILSLEKILIYDIGDKETANALLPFIELMRKEKNPEKVKKIFDKVLSLVNKNMLYIPIEHKETFQIAEEENMKRFHKIVGY is encoded by the coding sequence TTGAAAAATAAATTTTTGATTTTCTTATTTCTTGTTTGTTCTTCAATAGGTGTTTTGGGGGAAAATATTGGAAATATAAAAGAAGAGTTTTTTATAACAGAATATACAGAAGAAAGCTCAACTGAAAATCTAAAAATAGAACAGGAATTGATGATACAGACTGTAGATCCTGTGAAATTAGCAGATAGTTATTCAAGAAGAGTAACAGGCTTAATTTATGATACTCTTTTTGTAAATAGTAATGGAGAGATTGTTCCAAATTTAGTTGAAAGATATAATTGGCAAGAGGAAAATAAATTATTTATAAAACTTAAATCAGGAATAAGATTTCATGATGGAAGTGAGCTTACTTCTAAAGATATTGAGAATTCGTTAATGAGATTAAAGAAAGAGGGTACAGTATCAGAGATGTACAACTCTATTCTAGGAATAGAGATAGTAGATAAGTATAGTTTTATAATTAATTTAAATATAAGAGATGGATTATTATTAAATGCTTTATCAAACTCTTTTTCAAGTATTGTAAAAGTGGATAATGGTAAATTTTATGGAACAGGACCATATTCAATAGAAGTTTTTAATGAAGGTGTTTTAAAATTAAAGAATTTTGATAAATGCTTTGATAGAAATGAAAATATGTATAAAGAGATAGAGATAAGATGGGATCTAAATCCTAATCAAAGAATCATAAAGTATACGAATGATATTAACAATTTTGTTTTTGATTTGTATAAAGAGGATATAGAGAAGGCAGAGGATTATGATTTACTAAGTGATGAAGCAGTAGTAGAGAAAAGTCCAATTTATGATACTTTAGGATTGATGTTTGGAAAAAAATATACTATAGATGAGAGAGTAGCTATAGAGAGAGCTATATATCAAAATGTAGATGGTTTTTTCCCAGAAGATTTAGTTGAAGCAGAGCTTTCTAAGATTGATAAAAATTATAATTTAAATGAAGCTAAAAAATTAATTAGTGAAGTAGGTTTAAAATCTAAGAAAATAGATATAATGGTCTTAAATACTGAACATAATATGAAAATTGCAAATTATGTTAAGAAAAATTTAGAAGACGCTGGAATGAAAGTAACTTTACTTCCTCATGGAATGATATCTTTTTATCAAAAACTTTATGCTAGAGATTATGATACTGCAATATACAATATAAATATTAGTACAGTTTATCCAATATTAAGTTTGGAAAAAATACTGATCTATGATATAGGGGATAAGGAAACAGCGAATGCTTTACTTCCTTTTATTGAATTGATGAGAAAAGAAAAAAATCCTGAGAAAGTAAAAAAAATATTTGATAAGGTTTTATCTTTGGTTAATAAGAATATGTTATATATTCCTATTGAACATAAGGAAACTTTCCAAATAGCTGAAGAAGAGAATATGAAAAGATTTCATAAGATAGTAGGATATTAA
- a CDS encoding toxin-antitoxin system YwqK family antitoxin yields the protein MKNSNLVKIFMIMFLFTCSYAEVNRVAKLSDKTVKNNVVYLKGEKTPFSGKIQDGGIEQEYRNGIKNGIFKGKIQIDGKDYLYEGKYVEGIKDGIWTLKYLNGKKRAVVEYSYDKPVNKWKYYYENGQLESEETFDKSGVLSGEVAVYDEERNVLKKANYLNGFLQGEVVFYESKGVLDTVANFDKGKLNGKVEVFSINSLQLEGNYKDNKRVSVWKLYYTSGDLKVTVPYRNGLKSGKSIVYDRAGGIVQVNYYKDNNEVTADGKLIREAKPFKDGIVEKFKKFNANLNSLKVNKALSEV from the coding sequence TTGAAGAATTCAAATTTAGTGAAAATTTTTATGATTATGTTTCTATTTACCTGTTCTTATGCTGAAGTAAACAGAGTTGCAAAACTTAGTGATAAAACAGTAAAAAATAATGTAGTATATCTGAAAGGGGAGAAAACTCCCTTTTCGGGTAAAATACAAGATGGGGGAATAGAGCAAGAGTACAGAAATGGAATTAAAAATGGAATATTTAAAGGAAAAATTCAAATAGATGGAAAAGATTACCTATATGAAGGAAAATATGTTGAGGGGATCAAGGACGGAATTTGGACTTTAAAATATTTAAATGGCAAAAAAAGAGCTGTAGTTGAGTATAGTTATGATAAGCCAGTAAATAAATGGAAATACTACTATGAAAATGGACAATTAGAAAGTGAAGAAACTTTTGATAAGAGTGGAGTACTTTCAGGAGAGGTTGCAGTTTATGATGAAGAGAGAAATGTGTTGAAAAAAGCCAATTATTTGAATGGTTTTTTACAAGGAGAAGTAGTTTTTTATGAAAGTAAAGGGGTACTAGATACAGTAGCAAATTTTGATAAAGGAAAACTTAATGGAAAAGTAGAAGTTTTTTCGATAAATAGTTTACAATTAGAGGGAAATTATAAAGACAATAAAAGGGTATCAGTATGGAAACTTTATTATACAAGTGGTGATTTAAAGGTTACTGTTCCATATAGAAATGGATTAAAATCTGGAAAGTCTATTGTATATGATAGAGCAGGAGGAATAGTTCAAGTAAACTATTATAAAGATAACAATGAAGTTACAGCAGATGGAAAATTAATAAGAGAAGCAAAACCATTTAAGGATGGAATAGTAGAAAAATTTAAAAAGTTTAATGCTAATCTAAATAGCTTAAAGGTCAATAAAGCTTTATCAGAAGTTTAG